The DNA region CGGCGCCTGGGCCACTTCGTCTGGCCCAATGGCCCATACCGGATCCCCGGCTGCCCCGCGGTGGACGACCACGCCATCACCCGGCGCAGGACCGTCGGAGGTGGCCCAGTAAGTTATGTCGACCTTGACCACGACACCCTCGAGCACGACGAATGCGCTGTCGAGACAGTCCAGGCTGAGGTGCGCTGCGTCAAAAAGGGCCAGAAGGTCGTAGGCTTCCACTAGTCGTCGCTGCACGGCGGTGCGCAGCAGGGTGAGCACGCCGGGGTCTGCGGCGAGGACGACGACGTCCAGGTCGGACCAGCGGTCTAGCTCTCCCCGCGCCAGGCTGCCGCTGACCGCGATGGTGGTTGAGGGAGTTGCGAGAACCGTCAGCAGGTCCTCGAGCAGCACCCCGAGCCGCGGCGCTCGGGTCAGGCACTCCCGGAGTCGGTCCAGTGGGATCGCCTTCATTCGCGGACCCGCATGGCGTCGACATAGACCACCTCGAGCCAGCCGTCGGCGTCGGACCAGGATGCGGTAGCGCCGCGGACATCGCCAAGGCCGGTCGTCTCCAGTAGGGCTACTACCTGGGCAGCCGGGGCACAAGTGACGCCGGAGGGCGGCGGGTCGGCGCCAAAAGCGCTGCAGGCGGTCCCCAGCGCCAAGGAGAGAAACCCGCCGGGCCGCAGCCGATTGACGATGCCGACGAGGGTGGCCGGAAGCTCGGCGAGGGGGACGTGGATCATCGCGAAGAAGGAGACGACGGCGTCGACCGACGCCGGGGCGAGCGGCAAGCGACGCAGGTCCGCGACCGTGAACCATGCGGCCGGCGCAGCCGCGCGGGCCCGGGCGACCCGGTCTGCCGAGCGGTCGACGCCGAGCACATCGGCCCGGCCCGCGAACGCCCGCGCGACCACGGACTCGGCACCGCAGCCAAGCTCGACAACCCACGCTCGATGGG from Microlunatus phosphovorus NM-1 includes:
- a CDS encoding class I SAM-dependent methyltransferase — translated: MTATAMYSRLIHRHLAANPVPVSAALAEVERKVPHRAWVVELGCGAESVVARAFAGRADVLGVDRSADRVARARAAAPAAWFTVADLRRLPLAPASVDAVVSFFAMIHVPLAELPATLVGIVNRLRPGGFLSLALGTACSAFGADPPPSGVTCAPAAQVVALLETTGLGDVRGATASWSDADGWLEVVYVDAMRVRE
- a CDS encoding nucleotidyltransferase domain-containing protein, which gives rise to MKAIPLDRLRECLTRAPRLGVLLEDLLTVLATPSTTIAVSGSLARGELDRWSDLDVVVLAADPGVLTLLRTAVQRRLVEAYDLLALFDAAHLSLDCLDSAFVVLEGVVVKVDITYWATSDGPAPGDGVVVHRGAAGDPVWAIGPDEVAQAPHEITGWTCHTRKLLARGELLEVGHCLDEMRRRFLTPVLLELAGAPQVNYRRVEQRLPVPALWALTASVPAGPTAADLQTALVALLDAFAEAYSRLPVDRRSVPVEDVLDRLARARTLSVG